From the Candidatus Methylomirabilota bacterium genome, the window CAGCACGAGCGCGCCCTGCTCGGCCGCGCCGACGGCGACCAGACAGGTGCCGGCGTCGGTGAGGTCCTCGACCAGGACGACGTCGGGCGGGTGAGTCAGGATCGTCGCGGCGGCCTCACCGAACTCGCCCGGCAGCTCGGCCTGCACGAAGTCGGGCACCACGAAGGAAACCGACCGTTCGAGGGTGACCACCTTCTTGGTCGGCGCGGCCGCCACCTGCGCGAGCGCGTAGAGCAGCGCCGAGCGCGAGCGGGGGTCCCACCCGGTGACGAAGACGAGTCCGCTGGAAGAGGCGAGCCGTACCAGTGTCTCGCGGACCGAAGCCTCCACGTCGAAGCTCTCGAGCGTGGGAGGGCCTTGCCCGCGGTGGGAGATCCACACGCTGACGGCCTCGCCATAGAGCGTCGGAAAGAACAACAGCTCGAGCTCGACCTCCTGCTGCTCGAGCCGCGTGCGGACGTGGCTCTGCCGCGGCAGGCTCTCGCCGCGGAGGCCGGCCAGAATCCGGAACCGGGAGACCACCGGGCCCAGGAGCTGGCGCGGCAGCCGGGCTCGCTCGACCAGCTGGCCGTCGACCCGGTTCCGCACACGGACCTCCTGGGCGAGGGGCTCGACGTGGATCTCGGTCGCCTCCTCTCGGAGCGCTCCCAGGAGCATGGCGTACACCTGCGCCACGCCGGTCGGGTCGCGCTCGACCGGCCCGGGCCCCGCGGCGACCTCCGCGTAGCGGACGCCGG encodes:
- a CDS encoding ATPase, T2SS/T4P/T4SS family; amino-acid sequence: MSERPKRQLGEILVERGFVSPEQLREALRSQYQEGKRLGEILVEMGALTADELNWALSELLGIPYVEFREEMVDLDLARTMPEEILRRHQAFPVLQVGNELTVILADPLNQQAVVELEALTGAHVGTAIASHETIAHLLDKAFPPSARPAGVRYAEVAAGPGPVERDPTGVAQVYAMLLGALREEATEIHVEPLAQEVRVRNRVDGQLVERARLPRQLLGPVVSRFRILAGLRGESLPRQSHVRTRLEQQEVELELLFFPTLYGEAVSVWISHRGQGPPTLESFDVEASVRETLVRLASSSGLVFVTGWDPRSRSALLYALAQVAAAPTKKVVTLERSVSFVVPDFVQAELPGEFGEAAATILTHPPDVVLVEDLTDAGTCLVAVGAAEQGALVLGGLGFGTNATGLSHLLALDIPRLPLLNATTGLANVQRQGSRHRIGALPMTDDLRRELLNRQGSQATWMSRIS